The Vigna unguiculata cultivar IT97K-499-35 chromosome 6, ASM411807v1, whole genome shotgun sequence genome contains a region encoding:
- the LOC114187907 gene encoding ADP-ribosylation factor-related protein 1, whose protein sequence is MFSLFYGLWKYLFSKMELHVLILGIDKSGKTTLLEKMKSVYSNIEGIPPDRIIPTVGLNIGRMEVANSKLVFWDLGGQPGLRSIWEKYYEEAHAVIFVIDAGSPSRFEDAKSALEKVLRHEDLQGAPLLILANKQDLPEAVSAEELARYLDLKKLDERVYMFEAVSAYDGMGIRESAEWLVEVMERSKRTEMLRARAGAMGPGS, encoded by the exons atgttttctttgttttatggACTATGGAAGTACCTGTTCAGCAAGATGGAGCTTCATGTACTCATTTTGGGCATTGACAAGTCTGGGAAAACG ACTTTGCTGGAGAAGATGAAGTCAGTCTACTCAAATATCGAAGGCATTCCTCCTGATCGAATTATTCCAACTGTTGGATTGAATATTGGTCGCATGGAAGTGGCAAATAGTAAACTTGTATTTTGGGACCTGGGAGGTCAG CCTGGTCTTCGCTCAATCTGGGAGAAATATTATGAAGAGGCACATGCTgtaatatttgttattgatgCTGGTTCTCCCTCACGCTTTGAAGATGCGAAATCAGCTCTTG AAAAGGTTCTTCGGCATGAGGATCTTCAAGGAGCCCCTCTTTTGATATTAGCGAACAAGCAG GATCTTCCTGAAGCAGTATCAGCTGAAGAGCTTGCTCGATATCTGGATTTGAAGAAGTTGGATGAAAGAGTTTACATGTTTGAAGCTGTGTCAGCATATGATGG GATGGGGATTAGGGAAAGTGCAGAATGGTTGGTGGAAGTGATGGAGAGAAGCAAGAGGACTGAAATGTTAAGAGCAAGGGCAGGTGCAATGGGTCCAGGTTCCTAG
- the LOC114187908 gene encoding uncharacterized protein LOC114187908 — MTKKKLETLMVKMRGLSLLCLGGCFDSCYDHTQTYGLGTRIWNLSDGPVELQIRVGSILKKVHTLKPGCCKRLKSKRIYKAYMPGKNGNDLKSLLYYYDETSHPYVWIHDKGGDSLRMVKQQYISLEDLRDSSEIKILRDHQRGCISVLKTTRPDFC, encoded by the coding sequence ATGACTAAGAAGAAGTTGGAAACTCTCATGGTGAAAATGAGAGGCTTAAGCCTTCTTTGTCTTGGAGGATGCTTTGACAGCTGCTACGATCACACTCAAACCTATGGGTTAGGGACAAGGATTTGGAACTTGAGTGATGGACCAGTGGAGTTGCAGATAAGAGTGGGATCAATACTTAAGAAGGTTCATACTTTGAAGCCAGGGTGTTGTAAGAGACTGAAAAGTAAACGCATTTACAAGGCATATATGCCTGGTAAGAATGGCAATGATTTGAAGAGCTTGCTTTATTACTATGATGAAACCAGTCACCCTTATGTTTGGATTCATGACAAAGGGGGTGATTCCTTGAGGATGGTCAAACAACAGTATATTAGCCTTGAGGATTTGAGAGATTCTTCTGAGATCAAGATCTTAAGGGATCATCAGAGAGGTTGCATTTCAGTTCTCAAGACAACTAGGCCAGATTTCTGCTGA